A single Lactuca sativa cultivar Salinas chromosome 8, Lsat_Salinas_v11, whole genome shotgun sequence DNA region contains:
- the LOC111913728 gene encoding uncharacterized protein LOC111913728 has product MQATQVCYIPYPSSKTNNSNWLAVFKVKPHGWTDENDPQKDVAFQEDEVESNEIIIPSEADTDNSDHHRMSSNGSDNENNIDEEGEIHKDDDDGIHDSEGSYEYSTSSNKDEEDEEEEEEDND; this is encoded by the coding sequence ATGCAAGCCACTCAAGTGTGTTACATTCCTTACCCAAGTTCGAAAACAAACAACTCGAACTGGTTGGCTGTATTTAAAGTTAAACCTCATGGTTGGACCGATGAAAATGATCCTCAGAAAGACGTTGCTTTCCAAGAAGATGAAGTTGAATCAAATGAAATCATTATACCAAGTGAAGCCGATACAGACAATTCTGATCATCACAGAATGTCAAGCAACGGTTCAGATAATGAGAATAATATtgatgaagaaggtgaaattcATAAGGACGACGATGATGGTATTCATGACAGCGAGGGTAGTTATGAGTATAGTACATCAAGCAACAAAgacgaagaggatgaagaagaggaggaagaagataATGACTAG
- the LOC111913750 gene encoding uncharacterized protein LOC111913750, whose protein sequence is MPPGPCAHLISQSFKQRIDPEGYAWAKKKCCWDETIDSVVRQAWARKVAESYGQYLFNMRSPKGNKHGFKPTHIPQEVWNSWQLKWNTEECKTKFELNKKNRCNGVAAGVAKPTHNAGSASHLKIASDLKRKLGNEPPHSELFMYTHTKNHDGAAYTEKWEELEAKGIEFEEDKLFYAVVGGHDKKKRLYGLGSFANAIPNRNGKMDVSYWESHLQVS, encoded by the exons ATGCCACCAGGCCCTTGTGCACACTTGATTAGTCAGTCTTTTAAACAAAGAATAGATCCAGAAGGGTACGCTTGGGCAAAA AAAAAATGTTGTTgggatgaaacaatagactcgGTGGTGAGGCAAGCTTGGGCAAGGAAAGTGGCAGAAAGTTATGGTCAATATCTCTTCAACATGAGAAGTCCAAAAGGAAACAAACATGGCTTTAAACCAACTCATATTCCACAGGAAGTCTGGAACTCCTGGCAATTAAAATGGAATACAGAAGAATGCAAGACAAAATTTGAGCTGAACAAGAAAAATAGGTGTAACGGTGTGGCTGCTGGAGTAGCAAAACCTACACATAACGCTGGATCCGCAAGTCATTTAAAGATAGCttctgatttg AAGAGGAAATTAGGAAATGAGCCACCCCATAGTGAATTATTCATGTATACACACACGAAGAATCACGATGGA GCGGCCTATACAGAAAAATGGGAAGAGTTGGAAGCTAAAGGTATTGAATTTGAGGAGGACAAGCTCTTTTATGCTGTTGTTGGTggtcatgataaaaaaaaaagactttatggattaggctcTTTTGCAAATGCGATTCCCAATAGGAATGGTAAAATGGATGTATCTTATTGGGAATCGCATttgcaag tttCTTAA